In the genome of Hymenobacter cellulosivorans, one region contains:
- a CDS encoding NAD(P)H-dependent oxidoreductase produces the protein MILVDKALAERQRLGQPIRVGMVGAGFMAKGVARQICRYVPGMELVAIANRTLDKARQCYEEAGTLAPREVASVSQLEACIAQGLPAITDDALLLSRAEGIDAIIEVTGAVEHGARVVLEAIRHGKHIVLLNAELDGTVGPILKVYADRAGVIYTVADGDQPGVTLNLARFVKGIGVKPVLCGNIKGLHDPYRNPTTQEGFARQWGQNPSMVTSFADGSKISFEQAVIANALGMQVAQRGMLGPTVAPGTPISKAAEWYPQELLLSGGPGIVDYVVGAEPGPGVFVLGTIDDPVQQHYLKLYKLGPGPLYCFYTPYHLCHFETPTTVARAVLFGDAALAPAGVMQVEVVTAAKIPLFAGQTLDGIGHYHTYGLAENASVADQERLLPIGVAEGCILRHDVPKDQVLTYDDVLLPEGRLIDQLRQEQAAYFGQAQPAKVAAPTEAAAVAGE, from the coding sequence GAACGGCAGCGCCTGGGCCAGCCCATCCGCGTGGGCATGGTGGGCGCGGGCTTTATGGCTAAGGGCGTGGCCCGGCAGATTTGCCGCTACGTGCCCGGCATGGAGCTGGTGGCCATTGCCAACCGCACCCTCGACAAAGCCCGGCAGTGCTACGAGGAAGCCGGCACCCTGGCCCCGCGAGAGGTAGCCTCGGTGAGTCAGCTCGAAGCCTGCATTGCCCAGGGCCTGCCCGCCATTACCGACGACGCGCTGCTGCTGAGCCGGGCCGAGGGCATCGACGCCATCATCGAGGTGACCGGGGCCGTGGAGCACGGCGCCCGGGTGGTGCTGGAGGCCATTCGGCACGGCAAGCATATCGTGCTGCTCAACGCCGAGCTGGACGGCACCGTGGGCCCGATTCTGAAAGTGTATGCCGACCGGGCCGGGGTAATCTATACCGTGGCCGACGGCGACCAGCCCGGCGTGACGCTCAATCTGGCCCGCTTCGTAAAGGGCATTGGAGTGAAGCCGGTGCTGTGCGGCAACATCAAGGGCCTGCACGACCCGTACCGCAACCCGACCACCCAGGAGGGCTTTGCCCGGCAGTGGGGCCAGAACCCGAGCATGGTTACCAGCTTCGCCGACGGCAGCAAAATTAGCTTCGAGCAGGCTGTCATTGCCAACGCCCTGGGCATGCAGGTGGCGCAGCGCGGCATGCTGGGCCCGACTGTGGCGCCCGGCACGCCCATCAGCAAGGCCGCCGAGTGGTACCCGCAGGAGCTGCTGCTCAGCGGCGGCCCCGGCATCGTGGACTACGTGGTGGGCGCCGAGCCTGGCCCCGGCGTCTTCGTGCTGGGCACCATCGATGACCCGGTGCAGCAGCACTATCTGAAGCTCTATAAGCTCGGGCCCGGGCCGCTGTACTGCTTCTACACGCCTTATCACCTCTGCCATTTCGAAACGCCGACTACCGTGGCCCGCGCCGTGCTCTTTGGCGACGCGGCCCTGGCCCCGGCTGGCGTTATGCAGGTCGAGGTGGTAACGGCGGCCAAGATTCCGTTGTTTGCCGGCCAGACCCTGGACGGCATCGGGCACTACCACACCTACGGCCTGGCCGAAAACGCCTCGGTAGCCGACCAGGAGCGGCTTTTGCCCATCGGCGTGGCCGAGGGCTGCATCCTGCGCCACGACGTGCCCAAAGACCAGGTGCTGACCTACGACGACGTGCTGCTGCCCGAAGGCCGCCTCATCGACCAGTTGCGCCAGGAGCAGGCCGCGTATTTCGGCCAGGCCCAACCGGCCAAAGTAGCAGCTCCGACGGAGGCCGCGGCAGTGGCCGGGGAATAA